From the Rhodothermales bacterium genome, one window contains:
- a CDS encoding MMPL family transporter has translation VYSTRGQRNAAYVMVDHPNEALAVAGVLRERAAADTVSPTIRSVETLQDRFPMQPATQAAKLARIAHIRNLLGDPFLASSDSDYLALLVDAAGTTAPIRDDEIPDFIRRPFTSKQGELGTLVIVYPIGSLADGRRSMQFADDVGVVRTPDGRTYHAGSTSIVASDMLRLMQDESPVMIGLTVLLIVLFKIIILRRLRWVLLALVPLASSFMWMFGIMALFDFKLNFYNLVVLPTVLGIGDDSGIHIVHRYLEEGPGSIRRVLRSTGEHITMSAMTTIVGFGGLLFSMHPGMRSLGTLAVLGISMTLIAALAFLPALLTWMEKPAPRLSVEAREGVHALTEDP, from the coding sequence CGTCTACTCCACCCGCGGCCAGCGTAACGCCGCGTACGTGATGGTCGATCATCCGAACGAGGCGCTGGCCGTTGCCGGCGTGCTGCGCGAGCGCGCGGCGGCTGACACCGTCTCGCCCACCATTCGGTCCGTCGAAACCCTGCAGGACCGTTTTCCGATGCAGCCGGCAACGCAGGCCGCGAAACTGGCGCGGATCGCGCACATCCGCAACCTGCTGGGCGACCCGTTTCTGGCCTCGTCGGACTCCGACTACCTCGCGCTCCTGGTCGACGCCGCCGGCACGACCGCCCCGATCCGCGACGATGAGATTCCCGATTTCATCCGGCGCCCCTTCACATCCAAACAGGGCGAGCTGGGCACGCTGGTCATCGTCTATCCCATCGGCAGCCTGGCCGACGGTCGCCGATCCATGCAGTTCGCGGACGATGTCGGCGTGGTCAGGACGCCTGATGGGCGGACGTATCACGCCGGCTCGACCTCGATCGTGGCGTCGGACATGCTGCGGCTCATGCAGGATGAGTCTCCCGTGATGATCGGCCTGACCGTGCTCCTCATCGTGCTATTCAAGATCATCATCCTGCGCCGGCTGCGCTGGGTCCTGCTCGCTCTCGTCCCGCTCGCATCCAGCTTCATGTGGATGTTCGGCATCATGGCGCTGTTCGATTTCAAGCTGAATTTCTACAATCTCGTCGTGCTCCCCACCGTGCTCGGCATCGGCGACGACAGCGGGATCCACATCGTCCACCGCTATCTGGAGGAAGGCCCGGGATCCATCCGCCGGGTGCTTCGGTCTACCGGCGAGCATATCACCATGAGCGCGATGACCACCATCGTCGGTTTTGGTGGGCTTCTGTTTTCGATGCATCCCGGCATGCGGTCGCTGGGCACGCTGGCCGTCCTGGGTATCAGCATGACCCTCATCGCCGCGCTCGCCTTTTTGCCGGCGCTCCTCACCTGGATGGAGAAACCGGCGCCCC